The following are encoded together in the Lathyrus oleraceus cultivar Zhongwan6 chromosome 3, CAAS_Psat_ZW6_1.0, whole genome shotgun sequence genome:
- the LOC127128562 gene encoding uncharacterized protein At5g19025 — protein sequence MVYFHSSISPVDQSSSMANSLDFPKSRNRKTLNSLQIPPCERSRSAVVDVVIFIAVITALGFLVFPYIQFLMSESFKICCLVIDLVREEVSLAPVIYVSIGVSASCAVCATWFFVSYISRKCGNPNCKGLKNAAEFDIQLETEDCVKNSSSLGKDGGGVKKGLFKIPCDHHRELEVELKKMAPINGRAVLVLRGKCGCSVGRLEVPGPKKNRKIKK from the coding sequence ATGGTCTATTTCCATAGCTCAATCTCTCCCGTTGACCAATCATCATCCATGGCGAATTCCCTCGATTTCCCCAAATCGAGGAACCGTAAGACACTCAATTCTCTTCAGATTCCGCCTTGCGAAAGATCTCGTTCGGCGGTCGTTGATGTCGTTATATTCATAGCTGTTATAACCGCTTTAGGGTTCTTGGTTTTTCCTTATATTCAATTTCTGATGAGTGAAAgtttcaaaatttgttgtttgGTTATTGATTTGGTGAGAGAAGAAGTTTCTCTTGCTCCTGTGATCTATGTTTCTATAGGTGTTAGTGCTTCATGTGCTGTTTGTGCCACATGGTTTTTCGTGTCGTATATATCAAGGAAATGTGGGAACCCTAATTGCAAGGGGTTGAAGAATGCTGCCGAGTTTGATATTCAGTTGGAAACTGAGGATTGCGTGAAGAATTCGTCTTCGTTGGGGAAAGATGGTGGTGGAGTTAAGAAGGGTCTTTTTAAGATTCCGTGTGATCATCATCGCGAACTTGAAGTCGAGCTTAAGAAGATGGCGCCGATTAATGGAAGGGCTGTTCTTGTTCTTAGAGGAAAGTGTGGATGTTCTGTTGGTAGGTTAGAAGTTCCGGGTCCAAAGAAGAATAGAAAGATCAAGAAATAG